GAGTATAACCGAAACAGCGAAAAATAGCTGAAATACCAGTTTTCAGTTACACTTGTTATAATTAAGTAATTATTAAACCAATAATATTTAATATCATGAACACTAGAGATGTTATAGAAAATATAGTAGACGCCTTTGATCGGTCAGATGTGGAAGGTATACTTGATATCATGGCAGAAGGTGCCACTTGGGAAATGTTGGGTGATAAGACCTTTATTGGCAAAGATCAAATACGCGATAGTTTGAATGGTATGGCTGACATGGAAATGCTTGATTCCACCAAAAATCATATCATCATAGAAGAGAACAACGCCTCGGTGGACGGCATAGTAGCCTACAAAGGTAAAGATGGAAAGGTTCATGAGATGTACTATTGCGACATATATGAACTTTCACATGGAAAGGTTACAAAAATGATCTCTTACACCGTCAACAAACAGTAAATATATAAAACGAAAGACATGTCTGAGAATAATTTATTGAAAATGGCTATACCGGCCTATCGCATGCATACACAGCTCTTCAACAATGTCATAGCCGGCATCAGCACAAGTGATGCTAAACAACGCTTAAGCGGTCGGACCAATCATATATTATGGATGACAGGAAATCTTGTCAATTGCCGTTATTGGTTGGCAGGGGTTCTTGGGCTTTCTCAAAGAGATCCCTATGAAGCTTTTTTCGCAGATGCCAAGGCATTGGATGAGACATATGATTATCCTGATTTGGCTACGCTTCAAAAAGAATGGCATAAGATATCTCCATTATTATTTAACAAGCTTTGTTCATTGACTGAAGATGAGTTACGACAACCTTATACCCTTGGCATGGAAGTTTCCTTCTTTGAAGAAACCCTATTAACAGCTGTAGGTATGTGTATTGGCCGGGAAGAATATCTTTTTGGGCAGTTAGCACTTATGCGTAGAGCATTAGGTTACAATGCCATGTCTTATCAGGTAGATAATAGCATCGCCTATTGAATCGATAAATGGGTTGGGATAAATCCCAACCCATTACTTCCAACAACGATACTTTGAACAAATCTTTTTCATCTATTTATTTTTTTAATGGTTGATGAAACCGAGATGTAAATAGTCATTGCCTTGTGTGTCAATACTATTTACATCTCGGTTTCATAATAATTTGAAAAACAACTTGTTTTATGCAGATAATAATAATAGATTTATGTTTTGTTAGGTCATTTGCCAGCAATTGTCCTAAAAATAAACCCGATTATGAACCTGCGATTGATAGCAATATTATTCTTTTTTTTAGCTACTATTTATTGCATACAGTCTTGCAACAGTTTTTCTTCGTCTTCAGGCGACACAGTAGTAGAAAAAGTCCCTGAGAAGATTAGCTATAATTTTGATGTGCGACCCATCCTGTCCGACAAATGTTTTGCCTGCCACGGACCGGATGCCAACAAGCGAGAAGCGGATTTAAGGTTGGACGTAGCTGAAGAAGCATACAAAGCACTTAAAGAAAATACCGGTGCCCACGCCATTGTACCATTTAAACCGCAAACTTCCGAGGTGTTTCTTCGGATATCCTCAAATGACTCTACCCAAATCATGCCACCTAAATCTTCCAATCTTAAGTTAACAGCAACTGAAATTGCAGTTATAGAAAAATGGATTAAACAGGGTGCGGAATATGAGGAGCATTGGGCTTTTACACCACCCCAAATACCCGAAGTACCAAACAATAAAAATAAGGATTGGGCACAAAATGAAATTGATCATTTTATTTTAGCGAAACTTGAACAAGAGGGAATCACTCCAAATCCCGAAGCCGATAAAGAACGACTACTGAAAAGATTGAGCCTAGATTTAACGGGTTTGCCGCCAAGCTTAACACTGATGGACAAATTCATTGCAGACGCTAGCGAACAAGCTTACGAAAAGATTGTCGACTCCCTACTTCAAAGTCCTACTTTTGGAGAAAAAATTCGCTCCACTGGTTGGATGTGGCACGCTATGCCGATTCGCACGGCTATCAAGATGACAACTACCGTTCGCAGTGGCCATGGCGAGATTGGCTTATTCATGCGTTTAATGAGAACATACCTTACGATCAATTTGTAACATGGCAATTAGCAGGGGACCTCATGCCCGGTGCAACGAAAGAACAGCTTTTAGCCACTGGGTTCAATAGAAATCATAAAATCACGGAAGAAGGTGGTGTTATCGATGAAGAATACCGTGTGGAATACGTTATTGATCGTACGGCTACTTTAGGGAAGGCTCTTTTAGGTGTCACACTAGAATGTGCACAGTGCCATGATCATAAATATGACCCTTTTTCACAAAAGGAATATTATCAAGTTTTTGCGTTTTTTAACAATGTAAAGGAAGTAGGATTAGAGTCGACAGTTGGTGGACCTGAGACCTATGCGAAGAAACCATTGATGGAAATCACTGATAAAGATGTACGGGAAATCTTAACTTTCGTGAATAAACAAGACACTAATCGTTTAATTGTCTCTGTAATGGGCGATAGTGATACTACAAGAAAAACATATATCCTTGACAGAGGAGTATACGATGCTCCCGGTGAAGAGGTGACGCCGGCAACCCCAAAATCCATCATGCTGTTCAATGATAAATATCCCAAAAATCGTCTAGGCTTGGCAAAATGGCTCTTCGATAAGCAGCATCCACTTACTGCACGAGTATATGTCAATAGGGTATGGCAAGAATTTTTCGGTAATGGTATCGTAAAAACATCGGGAGATTTCGGAATGCAGGGAGAACTTCCTACCCATCCGGAACTCCTTGATTGGCTTGCTGTAGATTTTATGGAACATGGCTGGAACATCAAACGCTTAGTTAAACAGCTCGTTTTATCTGCCACCTATCGACAATCCGCTGTAGTTTCAAAAGAAAAATTGCAGGCAGATCCCGAAAATTTATTGCTTGCCCGTGCGCCCCGCTACCGTATTCCCGCCGAAGTTGTACGTGATGTTGTATTAGCCAGCAGCGGTTTACTTGTCCCGACAATAGGCGGCCCCAGTGTGAAACCCTACCAACCACCTGGCCTTTGGGAAGGCGCAACTTCAGGTCGTGGCATATTGGCCAACTACAAACAGGACCACGGCGCAGATCTGTATCGCCGAGGCATGTACACATTCATTAAAAGGACCGTACCCCCACCATCGATGGGTGTTTTCGATGCTAGCAACCGTGATATGTGTGAAATAAAACGCTTGAACACCAATACACCCTTACAAGCTTTGGTCATGCTAAACGATCCTACAGTACTGGAAGCGTCACGAGTATTGGCTGAGCGACTATTAGTGGCTGACACCGACCCCGAAGCAGTAATACAGAAAGCTTTTCGCTTAATCGTATGCAGAAAACCAAAAGAAAAGGAGACGCTGCTCCTCCATTCGTATTATAAAGATCAATTAAAAGTATTTGAGGACAATTCAATTGCAGACAAAGTTTTAGCGGTAGGGGAATCTCCCTTTCCTTCTCAAATGGATAAAACCATACTTGCAGCTATGATGAGTGTAATTACCACAATATATAATTTAGAAGAAACCATTACCAAGTCTTGAGATATGGAAAAAGATTTTTTAGAACATGGCTTACATTTTAATAGACGTCGGTTTCTCTCCAAGCTCAGTCTCGGAATCGGAAGTGTTGCGTTAGGTTCATTACTTATACCAGACTTATTCCGTTCCAGAACAGATGACGACGGCTTTAGTTCCGGCGTACCGGATTTTGCCCCCAAAGCTAAACGTGTTATCTATCTTTTTCAAAATGGAGCACCTTCACAACTTGAATCTTTCGATTACAAACCGAAACTTAGGGAAATGATGGGGCAAGAGCTTCCCGCTTCCATACGGGACGGACAAAGACTGACAGGCATGACCTCCAATCAATCCTCTTTTCCTTTGGTGGGTTCTTACTACGATTTCCAGCAATATGGACAATCAAAAGCCTGGGTCAGTGACCTCTTTCCACATACAGCAAAAGTAGTAGATGATATATGCATTATTAAATCCATGTTTACCGAAGCGATCAATCACGATCCTGCCCTTACCTTTTTTCAAACTGGAGCGCAACAGGGTAATCGACCAAGTATGGGAGCTTGGCTAAGTTATGGATTAGGTAGCGAGAACAAAAACCTTCCGGCCTTTACCGTACTGTTATCACGTGGCAAAGGTAACGGACAGGGAGTATATTCTAAATTGTGGACCAACGGCTTCCTTGACTCCACCCATCAGGGCGTACAATTCAGTAGTGGAGAAGACCCCGTTCTTTATTTAAAAGACCCTGAGGGATTAGGAAGAGCAGAACGGCGAAAAATGCTCGACAACCTGGCCGCATTAAATGAATTATCTTTCCAAGAATTCGGAGATCCGGAAATAGGCGCTAAAATCCAGCAATATGAAATGGCCTATCGTATGCAGACCGCTGTGCCTGAAATTACAGATGTATCCAAAGAACCAGATGACATCATTAAACTATATGGCCCTGATTGTCTAGTGCCTGGAACTTTTGCTGCTAACTGTTTATTGGCCAGGAAGCTCAGTGAAAACGGCGTTCGTTTTGTACAATTATATCATCAAGGCTGGGATCAACACGGTAACCTGCCCAGTGAGATGGCAGGCCAGGCAAAAGATGTTGATCAGGCCTCTGCCGCCTTAGTTACAGACCTTAAACAGCGAGGACTGTTAGATGAAACGCTTGTTATTTGGGGGGGAGAATTTGGCAGAACAAATTACAGTCAAGGGAAACTTACTAAAGATAACTATGGCCGAGACCACCATCCCCGATGCTTTAGCGTCTGGATGGCGGGCGGAGGAGTTAAACCGGGTATCGTTTATGGTGAGACAGATGATTTCGGCTATAATATCATTAAAGACCCCGTGCATGTGCACGATTTCCAAGCAACGGTACTCCATCAACTTGGGCTTAACCATGAGAAACTGACATTTAAACATTTAGGTCGCCGTTATCGATTAACCGACGTAGCGGGAAAAGTTGTTAAAGATATTCTGGTATAATATTTATCCGCTGCGAATAAAATGAAGCTAGACATCAAACGTTTTACCGAACATGCACTCTTGGTCTCCAATGTCTTTATTCTATTCTTGATTATATTTTTTGACAGGATTGCTGTGCCCAACTGGCTACAAAGTATTGGAAGAATGCACCCTATGTTACTGCACTTCCCGATTGTATTGCTGTTACTCGCTTTCTTTTTAGAATTCTTTCGCTTCAAAACATTCGATACCGACAAAAAATCTTCGACAAACTTTAGCACAAACTTACTCCTCTGTGGCACCCTTTTAGCAGCTTTGACAGCCATTATGGGCCTAGTTTTATCGAAAGAGGAAGGGTACACCGGTAATGCCCTATTTTGGCATAAGTGGGCGGGGGTGAGTGTTGTTTTTGTTGCTTCTACGATTTACTGGCTTAGAACAAGACCTTGGCACAAAATAAAGGTAGCAAAAATCGGAGCGGTGATTGTTACCGCTTGTTTAATAATTGCCGGTCACTACGGCGCAATACTAACACATGGCGAAAATTTTATATGGGAACCGATAATATCTACATCAAAAACCGCAACAGTACCCATCGATCAAGCAAAAATTTTTGAGCATGTGGTTATGCCTATTTTCACACAAAAATGCGTCAATTGCCATAGTACAGAAAAAGCTAAAGGAAACCTCATTCTGGCAGATGTACAATCGCTTTTGAAAGGGGGGAAAGTGGTCAATTGTTTGTTCCGGGAGACCCCAAAGCTAGCTTATTGTTGGAACGTATTCATCTTCCTATAGGTGAAAAACAACATATGCCTCCAAAAGGAAAACCCCAACTAACAGATGAAGAAGTAGCAATTCTAAATTTGTGGGTAAAAAATAATGCCTCTTTGGACACCGATATAGTTGAATTGCCGGAAAATGACTCCTTAAGAATACTTGCAACGAATAGGTTATATCCGAGTGGAAATTCACCTATTAGTTTTGACTTTTCTGCTGCAGATAAAGCCACCGTTGAAAAATTAAACAACGATTACCGGGTTATCTACCCAATAGCCCAAGGATCCCCCGCCCTAGCGGTTAATATCTACAACAAAGCTATTTTTACCTCAGCCTCTTTAGAAGAATTACAAGCGATTCAAAAGCAGATCATTTCACTTAATTTGAATCATTTACCCGTAAAAGACGATGATTTAAAGCTTATTAGTCAATTTGAACAATTGAGAAATCTACAACTCAACTTCACGCAGATTACAGGCGAAGGGCTAAGCGATCTAACAGCACTTAAACATTTGAAAAACTTATCTCTATCAGGCACACAAGTAAGCTACAATTATATTAAACAAATGATTAATCTAATGAATATTAAACAACTTACTTTGTGGAACACCTCATTAACTTCGTCAGAAATAAATCAACTCCAAAAGGAAAATAAGAACACAGCAATCATTGGTGGTTTTAAAGACGACGGTAAACATCCTGTCAAACTAAGCCCTCCCCGCTTAGCTGAAAATTTCGGCGTATTTACAGAGACCATGGATTTAGAGGTCAAGCACCCTATAAATGGGGTACAAATACGCTATACCATCGATGGGTCTGAGCCAGACAGCTTGAAATCTCCCATCTATGAAAAACATATCGAAATCAAAGACAATACGATATTTAGAGCAAAAGCATACAAAGACGGTTGGTACGGCAGTGATGCCATTGCTTTAAATTTCTACCAGAGCCGATTCAAACCCGATAGTGTAGCCCTTCGTTTTCCACCACACCCTTCATACAGAGGGGAAGAAGAAAAAACACTCACCGATCATAGCTTAGGCGACCAAAATACAAACACCGATAAATGGCTAGCCTTTAAGGAACATCATCTGGAAGCTATACTTTTCTTTAACAAACCCATTAATTTGCAATCCATTACCCTACATATGTTGCAACAGACGCCATCTGCTATTTTTCCACCGGAACATATTGAAATATGGGGAGGCACAGATAAAGACAACCTAAAGTTGTTGGGAACCACAAAACCAAAAATACCTAAAAAAGATGATGCAGACAGCCTGATTGCGTTGGAAACTACATTTAACAAACAACCTGCAGGTTGCATAAAGATTATTGCCAAAAACTTAAAAAAACTCCCCAACTGGCATCATAAAAAAGGTGAACCTGCATGGGTTTTTATTGATGAAGTGTTAATAAATTAATTACCGAGGTAGAATATAATTTGTCGGAACCTAGCTACTCATAATTAGGTGCACCCTTCAGAAATGCTTCGCGTATAGCTATTTTCACAACTGGAGGCGATATAATAAGTTGTATATTACCTCCAGTAATAAGATTCATCTTTTTTAAACTATGCCGGCACTTTGCGTTGCGTCTCCCGCTCCCAGAAACGATGTTTGGCAATAGCACGTGCGTAACTGGATGTAAAAGCCTTCAAATCGTCCATGTGAATAAGTACGCCGATAGTTTCATCGCTTGAGAGCTGTTTATTATTACCTGCAGATTTTCCTAAATAGGTATCTGCAAGCAAAACCGTCGCCTCCTCAGCAGCACCAATCGTTTTACAATGTCTATATGCTTCATTAATAAAATGAATTGCATCTGGCTCATTCTTCAGTGCCGCAATACTTTCACTGCCCCCAGGTATATAAACTGCATCAAAAAGAACAGAGCTTGCTGTCAAAAAGCTATATTGAACCGCTATAGACTTGTTCTTAGCAGTAACTACTTCACCTAATTTTGGAGCGATAACTTCAACCATTGCACCATCCTTTTCTAATGATTTCTTCACTGTCTCAAAAGAAATATCATCTACCCCTTTAGCTATCAAGAAAGCAATCTTGCGAGTAGCGATGGTGTCTTTAACCGTGTTAGACATACTTAAAGCGGGCGATTGATCAATCACCGGTTTTACCTTTTTGGGTTCGTATTTCTTTTTATCGGCGTCAGCCGGTATTCCCTGGTTAATTGGTTTTTCGGGTTTCTTAGGTACCGCCATTCCTAAATTATTTGCAACAGCTTTTGCTAGGGAAAGATCTACCTGCGTCAATATACCCAACATACGGCTTCTGATTTCCGGATAGTTTACTTTACCCAATTCGAAACTAAAGGCGTCGATGATATGTTGCTGTTCGGGGGCAGACTGACTTTGATAGAAGAGCGTCGCCTGACTAAAATGATCAGAGAAACTGACACTTCTGTCCCTCACTTTATGTGCGTCAACTTT
This Olivibacter sp. SDN3 DNA region includes the following protein-coding sequences:
- a CDS encoding nuclear transport factor 2 family protein, with amino-acid sequence MNTRDVIENIVDAFDRSDVEGILDIMAEGATWEMLGDKTFIGKDQIRDSLNGMADMEMLDSTKNHIIIEENNASVDGIVAYKGKDGKVHEMYYCDIYELSHGKVTKMISYTVNKQ
- a CDS encoding DinB family protein, which codes for MSENNLLKMAIPAYRMHTQLFNNVIAGISTSDAKQRLSGRTNHILWMTGNLVNCRYWLAGVLGLSQRDPYEAFFADAKALDETYDYPDLATLQKEWHKISPLLFNKLCSLTEDELRQPYTLGMEVSFFEETLLTAVGMCIGREEYLFGQLALMRRALGYNAMSYQVDNSIAY
- a CDS encoding DUF1501 domain-containing protein; this translates as MEKDFLEHGLHFNRRRFLSKLSLGIGSVALGSLLIPDLFRSRTDDDGFSSGVPDFAPKAKRVIYLFQNGAPSQLESFDYKPKLREMMGQELPASIRDGQRLTGMTSNQSSFPLVGSYYDFQQYGQSKAWVSDLFPHTAKVVDDICIIKSMFTEAINHDPALTFFQTGAQQGNRPSMGAWLSYGLGSENKNLPAFTVLLSRGKGNGQGVYSKLWTNGFLDSTHQGVQFSSGEDPVLYLKDPEGLGRAERRKMLDNLAALNELSFQEFGDPEIGAKIQQYEMAYRMQTAVPEITDVSKEPDDIIKLYGPDCLVPGTFAANCLLARKLSENGVRFVQLYHQGWDQHGNLPSEMAGQAKDVDQASAALVTDLKQRGLLDETLVIWGGEFGRTNYSQGKLTKDNYGRDHHPRCFSVWMAGGGVKPGIVYGETDDFGYNIIKDPVHVHDFQATVLHQLGLNHEKLTFKHLGRRYRLTDVAGKVVKDILV
- a CDS encoding DUF2231 domain-containing protein, which codes for MKLDIKRFTEHALLVSNVFILFLIIFFDRIAVPNWLQSIGRMHPMLLHFPIVLLLLAFFLEFFRFKTFDTDKKSSTNFSTNLLLCGTLLAALTAIMGLVLSKEEGYTGNALFWHKWAGVSVVFVASTIYWLRTRPWHKIKVAKIGAVIVTACLIIAGHYGAILTHGENFIWEPIISTSKTATVPIDQAKIFEHVVMPIFTQKCVNCHSTEKAKGNLILADVQSLLKGGKVVNCLFRETPKLAYCWNVFIFL
- a CDS encoding chitobiase/beta-hexosaminidase C-terminal domain-containing protein, with the translated sequence MERIHLPIGEKQHMPPKGKPQLTDEEVAILNLWVKNNASLDTDIVELPENDSLRILATNRLYPSGNSPISFDFSAADKATVEKLNNDYRVIYPIAQGSPALAVNIYNKAIFTSASLEELQAIQKQIISLNLNHLPVKDDDLKLISQFEQLRNLQLNFTQITGEGLSDLTALKHLKNLSLSGTQVSYNYIKQMINLMNIKQLTLWNTSLTSSEINQLQKENKNTAIIGGFKDDGKHPVKLSPPRLAENFGVFTETMDLEVKHPINGVQIRYTIDGSEPDSLKSPIYEKHIEIKDNTIFRAKAYKDGWYGSDAIALNFYQSRFKPDSVALRFPPHPSYRGEEEKTLTDHSLGDQNTNTDKWLAFKEHHLEAILFFNKPINLQSITLHMLQQTPSAIFPPEHIEIWGGTDKDNLKLLGTTKPKIPKKDDADSLIALETTFNKQPAGCIKIIAKNLKKLPNWHHKKGEPAWVFIDEVLIN